A single Triticum dicoccoides isolate Atlit2015 ecotype Zavitan chromosome 2A, WEW_v2.0, whole genome shotgun sequence DNA region contains:
- the LOC119356542 gene encoding BTB/POZ and MATH domain-containing protein 2-like, with amino-acid sequence MANKSTSEVSHGQLPKTSSTCLTEGVTAVHDFEVANYRLLDGIGVGKHVRSSNFSVGGFEWFMNFFPDGRMADYAGYASVFLDRVIQQNDTHNVRTKFTLNMLEKDGEAQLTKCDEIGHVFSSAKSYWGYCRFVAKEKLKSSSQANNGLLIIRCVLTVIKEPRTEVKRNTVVVPQPNLQDQLCQMWKDGQGADVTFSVGGQLFKAHRCLLAARSLVFKAELLGPMKEKETHCIKIDDIDPEIFEALLHFIYTDSLIVDEHHKEGEIAKLQHLLVASDRYGLDRLNVMCESKLSECIDAETVATTLVLAEQHHCKDLKEACIEFMAPRNVLQAVMATDGFKHLVASCPLVMKELLDMVSRGG; translated from the coding sequence ATGGCCAACAAATCCACCTCTGAAGTTAGCCATGGCCAGCTACCCAAGACATCGTCCACATGCTTGACGGAGGGTGTCACTGCGGTGCATGATTTTGAGGTGGCCAATTACCGGTTGCTGGATGGCATCGGCGTCGGCAAGCACGTTCGCTCAAGCAACTTCAGCGTGGGTGGCTTCGAATGGTTTATGAATTTCTTCCCGGATGGGAGGATGGCAGACTATGCTGGCTATGCATCAGTCTTTCTGGACCGTGTCATTCAACAGAATGACACACATAATGTCAGGACTAAGTTCACCTTAAACATGCTAGAGAAAGACGGTGAGGCACAATTAACTAAATGTGATGAGATAGGTCATGTCTTTTCCTCAGCAAAGTCATATTGGGGCTACTGCAGATTCGTTGCGAAAGAGAAACTGAAATCATCGTCGCAAGCCAACAATGGCTTGTTGATTATACGATGTGTTCTCACCGTGATAAAAGAACCTCGCACCGAGGTTAAGAGGAACACTGTTGTGGTTCCGCAACCGAATCTGCAAGACCAGCTCTGCCAAATGTGGAAGGATGGCCAGGGTGCAGATGTGACATTCAGTGTGGGTGGCCAATTGTTCAAAGCTCACAGATGCTTATTGGCTGCACGGTCTCTGGTTTTCAAGGCGGAGCTCTTGGGTCCGATGAAGGAGAAGGAAACACACTGCATCAAAATTGATGACATCGACCCTGAAATCTTTGAGGCTCTTCTTCACTTCATATACACAGATTCCCTGATAGTCGATGAGCACCACAAGGAAGGTGAAATTGCAAAACTGCAGCATCTGCTAGTTGCCTCGGATCGATATGGTTTGGATAGGTTAAATGTGATGTGTGAAAGTAAATTGTCTGAGTGCATTGACGCGGAGACTGTTGCAACAACATTGGTTTTAGCAGAGCAACACCACTGCAAGGATCTCAAAGAAGCCTGCATTGAGTTTATGGCTCCACGGAATGTTCTACAAGCTGTCATGGCAACCGATGGTTTCAAACATTTGGTAGCAAGCTGTCCTTTGGTCATGAAGGAGTTACTGGACATGGTGTCCCGGGGTGGCTAG